From Bacillus pumilus, one genomic window encodes:
- a CDS encoding DinB family protein — translation MSLLHEARQELWQKLQGLNEEQLNQKLSDDTWSIQEVADHLKKMDLMAAKHLAAEGKKAPIKEYEPKPVEMAEDRSRKATAPSIVEPERKHVTPTHLKDELDTAREQLNQILSTFTEEDFKRVIAHPVFEELSLKQYLDFIGAHEKRHIHQIKEIKEQL, via the coding sequence ATGAGTTTATTACATGAGGCAAGACAAGAATTGTGGCAAAAGCTGCAAGGTTTGAACGAAGAACAATTGAATCAAAAATTATCTGATGATACTTGGAGTATTCAAGAGGTGGCAGATCACTTAAAGAAGATGGACCTCATGGCAGCAAAACATCTAGCTGCTGAGGGAAAAAAAGCACCGATCAAGGAATATGAGCCAAAGCCGGTGGAAATGGCAGAGGACCGTTCTAGAAAAGCCACTGCGCCTAGTATTGTTGAGCCTGAACGCAAGCATGTGACACCTACACATTTAAAGGATGAGCTCGATACAGCACGTGAACAGCTCAATCAAATTTTATCAACGTTTACTGAGGAAGATTTCAAACGTGTCATTGCGCACCCTGTGTTTGAAGAGTTATCCCTTAAGCAATATCTTGATTTTATCGGCGCACACGAAAAACGTCATATTCATCAAATCAAAGAAATTAAAGAACAGCTATAA
- a CDS encoding iron-containing alcohol dehydrogenase, with translation MTLNMKIESMQKFHTFEIPTVIKHGIGAVKHVGEEVKAYGVSKVLLVTDPGIYQAGVVDPVVASLKEAQIDVILFDKVEPNPPVRLVNEGSALYEKEGCNGLVAVGGGSSMDTAKAIGVEVTHKGSVLDYEAAEGKKPLENRIPPLTTIPTTAGTGSEVTQWAVITDEEREFKFNTGGPLIAAHLTVIDPELHVSMPPHVTAMTGIDALAHAIECYTMKFAQPITDAVALMAIEYAAHYIRRAFADGADLEARYGMAQAAMLAGLSYGSESAGAAHAMSQTLGGIIPVAHGQCVAAMMGPVMEYNWKGYPEKFARIAQAFGIDTSRMSTEEAAKAAVNWMYDLVEDLEVPSLEEQGVSKDMIDRLSKEAMKDPQTIGNPRDLNEKAYNWIYARCFDLTPKTV, from the coding sequence ATGACATTAAATATGAAAATTGAAAGCATGCAGAAATTCCACACATTTGAAATCCCGACTGTCATCAAACATGGCATCGGTGCAGTGAAACATGTTGGGGAAGAAGTGAAAGCATACGGTGTCTCGAAGGTATTGCTTGTAACAGACCCTGGTATTTATCAAGCGGGCGTAGTAGACCCAGTGGTTGCTTCATTAAAAGAAGCACAAATCGATGTGATCCTATTTGATAAAGTAGAGCCAAACCCGCCAGTCCGTTTAGTGAATGAAGGATCTGCGTTATATGAAAAAGAAGGCTGTAATGGATTAGTCGCTGTAGGCGGCGGAAGCTCAATGGATACAGCGAAGGCAATCGGAGTAGAGGTGACTCATAAAGGCTCAGTCCTTGATTACGAAGCGGCAGAGGGAAAAAAACCGCTTGAAAACAGAATCCCACCTTTAACCACCATTCCGACCACGGCTGGTACAGGTTCAGAAGTTACGCAGTGGGCAGTAATTACGGATGAAGAAAGAGAATTTAAATTCAACACAGGTGGACCACTCATTGCAGCTCACCTCACAGTGATTGACCCAGAGCTTCATGTATCCATGCCTCCTCATGTGACAGCAATGACTGGAATTGATGCGCTTGCTCACGCTATCGAATGCTATACGATGAAATTTGCTCAGCCTATTACAGATGCGGTAGCGCTCATGGCCATTGAATATGCTGCTCATTATATCCGCCGTGCTTTTGCTGATGGTGCGGACCTAGAAGCGAGATATGGAATGGCACAAGCTGCAATGCTTGCCGGGCTTTCTTATGGAAGCGAGTCAGCTGGAGCTGCGCATGCGATGAGTCAAACACTCGGAGGCATTATTCCTGTAGCGCATGGCCAGTGTGTAGCAGCAATGATGGGACCGGTGATGGAGTATAACTGGAAAGGGTATCCGGAAAAATTCGCTCGTATTGCGCAAGCGTTCGGCATTGATACAAGCAGAATGTCTACAGAGGAAGCAGCAAAAGCTGCTGTGAACTGGATGTATGATTTAGTGGAAGATCTAGAAGTTCCTTCATTAGAAGAACAAGGTGTATCAAAAGATATGATTGACCGTTTATCTAAAGAAGCAATGAAAGATCCGCAAACAATTGGAAACCCAAGAGATCTAAATGAAAAAGCGTACAACTGGATTTATGCTCGCTGTTTTGATCTAACACCGAAAACAGTGTAA